A genomic stretch from Candidatus Binatia bacterium includes:
- the lepB gene encoding signal peptidase I, with protein MSSSVEPAPSISANSDGPGPVARQRRGKSAVREYTEAGAVALLLALVVRSSVVQAFKIPSGSMLPTLKVGDHILVNKFIYGLHLPILGTRLLPLSTPHRGDVVVFVYPVDPSKDFIKRVVGVAGDVVQVREKHVYINGAPWDDPYGYFADGDAKGHDNSPRDNYGPVTIPPEHVFVMGDNRDRSYDSRFWGFVDVDEVKGKAFAVYWSWDGTDRWARWERIGALIR; from the coding sequence ATGTCATCATCCGTTGAACCCGCACCTTCCATCAGCGCCAATTCCGACGGGCCAGGCCCGGTCGCCCGACAACGGCGCGGCAAATCTGCGGTGCGCGAGTACACCGAGGCGGGTGCCGTGGCCTTGCTGCTGGCGTTGGTCGTCCGCAGCTCCGTGGTGCAGGCATTCAAAATCCCGTCCGGCTCGATGCTGCCGACCTTGAAGGTCGGTGATCATATTCTGGTCAACAAGTTCATCTACGGCCTGCACCTGCCAATTCTCGGCACGCGCCTGCTTCCGCTGAGCACACCGCACCGAGGCGACGTCGTCGTGTTTGTCTATCCCGTCGATCCCAGCAAGGATTTCATCAAGCGGGTGGTGGGGGTCGCCGGCGATGTGGTTCAGGTCCGTGAGAAGCACGTTTACATCAATGGTGCGCCGTGGGATGATCCGTACGGTTACTTCGCCGATGGCGACGCCAAAGGACATGACAACAGCCCGCGCGACAACTACGGGCCGGTGACGATACCGCCGGAGCATGTGTTCGTGATGGGTGACAATCGGGATCGCAGTTACGACAGCCGCTTCTGGGGTTTCGTGGACGTGGACGAGGTGAAGGGCAAAGCCTTTGCCGTCTACTGGTCGTGGGACGGCACGGACCGGTGGGCGCGGTGGGAGCGCATTGGCGCATTGATTCGCTGA